Proteins co-encoded in one Polynucleobacter sp. MG-6-Vaara-E2 genomic window:
- a CDS encoding GDCCVxC domain-containing (seleno)protein produces the protein MLNNNYLESTVTCPHCEASETLLLQSGSTHHFYRCRSCSAILKPKSGDCCILCSFGSSDCSAPEQNLAA, from the coding sequence GTGCTTAACAATAATTATCTCGAATCAACCGTTACTTGCCCGCATTGCGAGGCTTCTGAGACATTGTTACTGCAATCTGGCTCTACTCATCATTTCTATCGTTGTAGATCCTGTAGCGCGATTTTGAAGCCTAAATCTGGCGACTGCTGCATCTTATGCAGTTTCGGGTCTAGTGACTGTTCCGCCCCGGAACAAAACTTAGCTGCCTGA
- a CDS encoding DUF2252 domain-containing protein — MPADKKPKYAVLRSVESFAKGRPTIRRRIADGKALRKRVSFAEQGIYTPPKIRVDPITILEEQAKTRIQSLIPIRYRRMLQSPFAFYRGGAAIMAQDLANQPTTNIIVQLCGDMHVSNFGLFGTAEHRLVFGINDFDETLPGSWEWDLKRLVASALIACESAGGDKALAKQLVYRICSEYQKQMARYANMPYLELAQEFIGEQQIRKHFSKEHQKKIDAYLKECKGQNNIQVLQKLTTLVGKNRKIINKPPLIEHFKEEAYGVPLQTLIDKALMNYASTLLADRKVLFERYTLKDYVRKVVGVGSVGTNCMLFYFEGDSEHDPLFLQYKEAQKSVLSPYLGKSIFRDMGHRVVAGQRLLQGAPDIFLNFGLVQFDINRGEGFYMRQLRDMKGGLDIGAEGVSLKNFPDYARLYGWALALGHARSGDAAMISGYCGESQEFGNALYSFAKSYAKQNQSDFEVFKKAVKSGKLQVASKKAAL, encoded by the coding sequence ATGCCTGCCGATAAAAAACCTAAATATGCTGTATTGCGATCTGTAGAGTCCTTTGCTAAAGGGCGACCTACCATTAGAAGGCGCATTGCGGATGGGAAGGCATTGCGCAAAAGGGTTAGTTTTGCGGAGCAGGGAATTTATACACCCCCCAAAATTCGTGTTGACCCGATAACCATTCTTGAAGAACAAGCCAAAACTCGCATTCAATCGCTCATTCCTATTCGCTACAGAAGAATGCTGCAGTCGCCATTCGCATTTTATCGAGGTGGGGCTGCAATCATGGCTCAGGATTTAGCCAATCAACCGACAACCAATATTATTGTCCAGCTGTGCGGTGACATGCATGTTTCTAATTTTGGACTCTTCGGTACTGCTGAGCACAGACTAGTTTTCGGTATTAATGATTTTGATGAAACTTTGCCCGGAAGTTGGGAGTGGGATTTAAAGAGGCTTGTAGCAAGCGCATTGATTGCATGTGAAAGTGCCGGTGGCGATAAAGCACTAGCCAAACAGCTGGTTTATCGAATTTGCTCGGAGTATCAAAAGCAAATGGCTAGGTATGCAAATATGCCGTATCTCGAGTTAGCGCAAGAATTTATTGGTGAACAACAAATTCGCAAACATTTCAGCAAGGAGCATCAAAAGAAAATTGATGCCTATCTAAAGGAGTGTAAAGGTCAGAATAATATTCAAGTGTTGCAAAAGCTCACAACACTTGTTGGCAAGAACCGCAAGATCATTAATAAACCACCTCTTATTGAACACTTCAAGGAAGAGGCATATGGTGTGCCACTGCAGACTCTGATTGATAAAGCCCTCATGAATTATGCAAGTACTTTGCTAGCGGACCGAAAAGTATTATTCGAGCGCTACACATTAAAGGACTATGTTAGAAAAGTAGTGGGCGTTGGCAGCGTAGGCACTAACTGTATGCTGTTTTACTTTGAGGGCGATAGCGAGCACGACCCCTTATTTTTGCAATACAAAGAGGCTCAAAAATCTGTATTGAGTCCTTATCTCGGCAAATCGATTTTCCGCGACATGGGTCATCGTGTTGTTGCTGGTCAAAGACTTCTCCAAGGGGCACCTGACATCTTTTTGAATTTTGGGCTGGTGCAGTTTGATATCAATCGCGGTGAAGGTTTTTATATGCGTCAGCTCAGAGATATGAAAGGTGGCTTAGATATTGGTGCAGAAGGGGTTTCCTTAAAAAACTTTCCTGACTACGCAAGACTGTACGGTTGGGCCTTGGCTTTGGGTCATGCGCGTTCCGGTGATGCTGCAATGATCTCTGGATATTGCGGAGAATCACAAGAGTTTGGGAATGCCTTATATTCTTTTGCGAAGTCCTATGCCAAACAAAATCAGAGCGATTTTGAGGTTTTTAAAAAAGCTGTCAAAAGCGGTAAATTGCAAGTTGCAAGTAAAAAAGCAGCACTTTAG
- the ppx gene encoding exopolyphosphatase — protein sequence MLKTLLGIILASNPVEPLTQSADLVAAVDLGSNSFRMLVAQAVNTPSGTQLRPIDTLRESVRLAAGLTENKLLGNDAYQRGLTAIRRFGERIRGFDPSNVRAVATNTLRVAKNAQQFVDDAQEALGFPIEVIAGVEEARLIYIGAAHEVPAVQGNRLVVDIGGGSTEFIIGKGYEPKLMESLYIGCVSHSMRFFPKGNIDGHAFKEAELAARREIQVISGAYLKSGWKQAIGSSGTARALAELIAANDFNGSGDSLTMGRVNAGSGLITRDGLKALKKHLLKYENVNQVELNGLKDDRRSVWPGGLAIMLAVFDELGIEDMEVTDAALRSGVLYDLLGRSQHHDMRYVTVEQFMQRYNVDRDQASRVGRLAAEFLQQLPKPQSESRDNNVALLQWAANLHEIGLSISHNGYHKHSAYIAGNADMPGFSKNDQARLAALLIGHAGKLGKLANNHNFQDWRMLFCLRLAQVLCRGRNDANFPKVKVSEHDGSYLVSLSKEWTSEHPLTEFSLLKEAAEWERVGRSYQVSLK from the coding sequence ATGTTGAAAACTTTACTGGGGATTATCTTGGCCAGCAATCCTGTTGAACCTTTAACGCAGTCTGCGGATCTTGTTGCCGCCGTAGACTTAGGCTCAAACAGTTTCCGTATGCTGGTCGCCCAAGCAGTCAATACGCCCTCGGGCACCCAATTACGTCCAATTGATACTTTACGTGAATCAGTTCGCTTAGCTGCTGGTCTTACTGAAAATAAACTTCTAGGTAATGACGCCTATCAAAGAGGTCTTACTGCTATTAGACGTTTTGGTGAGCGGATTAGAGGCTTTGACCCTTCCAATGTTCGTGCGGTTGCCACCAATACTCTTCGTGTTGCAAAAAACGCCCAGCAATTTGTTGATGATGCCCAAGAGGCGCTCGGATTTCCGATTGAGGTGATTGCGGGGGTTGAGGAAGCGCGTCTCATCTATATAGGCGCTGCACATGAAGTTCCAGCCGTCCAAGGAAATCGATTGGTTGTCGATATTGGTGGCGGCTCTACCGAGTTCATTATTGGTAAGGGCTATGAGCCTAAGCTAATGGAAAGCTTATACATAGGATGCGTATCGCACAGTATGCGTTTCTTTCCCAAGGGCAATATTGATGGGCATGCCTTTAAAGAGGCTGAGCTTGCAGCAAGACGCGAGATTCAAGTCATTTCTGGTGCATACCTTAAAAGTGGATGGAAGCAAGCCATTGGATCGTCTGGCACCGCTAGGGCACTTGCTGAGTTGATTGCAGCAAATGACTTTAACGGTAGCGGCGATAGCCTCACTATGGGTCGCGTGAACGCCGGAAGCGGCTTGATAACACGCGATGGCTTAAAGGCATTGAAGAAGCATCTTCTGAAATATGAAAACGTAAATCAAGTTGAGTTAAATGGCCTAAAAGATGATAGAAGATCTGTTTGGCCGGGTGGCCTTGCAATCATGCTTGCCGTATTTGATGAATTAGGTATTGAAGATATGGAGGTAACAGATGCTGCTTTGCGTAGTGGCGTTTTGTATGACCTTTTGGGCCGATCACAGCATCACGATATGCGTTATGTGACGGTAGAGCAATTTATGCAACGCTACAACGTAGATCGAGATCAGGCCTCTAGAGTAGGCAGACTTGCCGCTGAATTCCTTCAGCAACTACCCAAGCCACAATCAGAGAGCAGGGACAATAATGTTGCACTCTTGCAATGGGCTGCTAATTTACATGAGATTGGTTTATCGATTTCTCACAATGGTTATCACAAACATTCTGCGTACATAGCAGGAAATGCGGATATGCCAGGTTTTTCAAAGAATGATCAAGCCCGTTTAGCTGCTCTATTAATTGGTCATGCAGGAAAGCTAGGAAAACTGGCCAATAATCATAATTTCCAAGATTGGCGTATGTTGTTTTGCTTGCGTTTAGCTCAGGTTCTTTGTCGGGGTCGCAATGATGCAAATTTTCCCAAGGTGAAAGTGTCAGAGCATGACGGATCCTATTTGGTAAGCCTTTCAAAGGAATGGACATCAGAACATCCCCTGACTGAATTTAGTCTATTAAAGGAAGCGGCTGAATGGGAAAGGGTTGGACGCTCTTACCAAGTTAGCCTTAAGTAA
- a CDS encoding GNAT family N-acetyltransferase — MSDIPNPIGAFEIFSPKKKKDVTQSKLNPIKKLSKKFAKKLFGKKFATKSRADLVQPEIVAPVGQVAKVKKPAFKIEWATSAIEVKEAQRLRYKVFAEEMGANLAQNEEGLDVDEFDAYCDHLLIRDQDSLKVVGTYRVLPPHKAQEIGRLYSDSEFDLSRLDHLRSKLVELGRSCVHQDYRSGAVIMALWSGLAQYMLKNGYEIMLGCASIPMADGGHFAASLYNSLGTDQMAPTEFHAFPRLPLPLDKLNGGLDVEAPPLIKGYLKLGAKICSAPAWDPDFNTADLLTMLRLSDINPRYAKHFLGM; from the coding sequence ATGTCTGATATTCCAAACCCGATTGGCGCATTTGAAATCTTCTCCCCCAAGAAAAAGAAGGATGTGACGCAATCTAAGTTAAATCCGATAAAAAAACTATCTAAGAAGTTTGCGAAGAAGCTTTTTGGTAAAAAGTTTGCCACTAAATCGCGCGCCGATCTCGTTCAGCCTGAAATTGTTGCTCCAGTTGGTCAAGTCGCCAAAGTCAAAAAACCTGCATTCAAAATTGAGTGGGCTACCAGTGCTATTGAAGTTAAAGAAGCTCAACGATTACGTTACAAAGTATTTGCTGAGGAAATGGGTGCAAACCTTGCTCAAAATGAAGAAGGTCTAGATGTAGATGAATTTGATGCATATTGCGATCATTTATTAATACGCGATCAAGACAGTCTGAAGGTGGTTGGAACTTACCGTGTTCTACCCCCTCATAAGGCCCAAGAGATTGGTCGCCTCTATTCTGACTCTGAGTTCGACTTATCACGTTTAGATCACCTTCGCTCTAAATTAGTTGAGCTAGGTAGATCTTGCGTACACCAGGACTATCGCTCAGGCGCAGTCATTATGGCTCTCTGGAGCGGTTTAGCCCAATACATGCTCAAAAATGGCTATGAAATTATGTTGGGTTGCGCAAGTATCCCAATGGCAGACGGTGGCCATTTTGCAGCGAGCCTTTATAACTCACTGGGCACTGATCAAATGGCTCCAACAGAGTTTCATGCCTTCCCTCGTCTCCCCCTCCCATTAGATAAATTAAATGGCGGACTTGATGTTGAGGCTCCTCCGCTGATCAAAGGTTACTTAAAGCTAGGCGCAAAGATTTGTAGCGCCCCAGCTTGGGATCCAGACTTTAATACAGCGGATTTACTGACTATGTTGCGTCTTTCAGATATCAATCCAAGATACGCAAAACATTTCTTGGGCATGTAA
- a CDS encoding alkaline phosphatase, with translation MKLIQLLKPHLIALFCLVTGIVHAAAIYPIDQANILAGSKFDIKVEFNSVVNQNDVILELNGKPINTLVTVKPEFIANENGKGSSLVFRDVQISKAGKYQLIASVPQERLQVSWDVYASGPRKVKNVILFVGDGMTIANRTAARVLSKGITEGKYQGRLAFDDMPSTAMIGTSGSDSLITDSANSMSAYTTGHKTAVNAMGLYVSRATDNLSHPKVETIAELIKRNTRMSVGIVSDAELEDATPAAVVAHTRRRADKQYIADQLLASGADVILGGGSAYFYPQSTKGSKRKDEQNLIDGFKAKGYQLAFTKQQLLAESSSKNTKKLFGVFHPDNMDGSLDRLYLKKNTVEQYPNQPDLTEMTQSAIDVLSRNPNGFFLMVEAALIDKFNHPLDWERAAFDTIMLSNAVQIAKDFAKTHPDTLIIVTPDHTHSGSISGVVHDDKPGALREKVGVYADAGYPNYPKADLKGYPNKIDVSKRLAYFYGSYPDHYETMHPKLDGTFVPAIKDEAGKYVANPKYIQLQEDAIHVGGNLPTNQESGVHAADDAVLNAQGPGSEKFKGFMDNTEVFRVMVESLGLSSK, from the coding sequence ATGAAATTAATCCAATTGCTTAAGCCTCATCTCATCGCGTTATTTTGTTTGGTTACAGGCATTGTCCATGCGGCTGCAATCTACCCCATAGATCAGGCTAATATTTTGGCTGGCTCCAAGTTTGACATCAAGGTTGAATTCAATTCCGTTGTCAATCAGAATGATGTCATTCTTGAGCTGAACGGCAAGCCTATCAACACACTAGTCACGGTGAAACCAGAATTTATTGCTAATGAGAATGGCAAGGGAAGTTCATTGGTTTTTCGAGATGTACAGATCTCAAAGGCTGGTAAATATCAATTGATAGCATCCGTCCCACAAGAACGTCTTCAAGTGAGTTGGGATGTATATGCTAGCGGCCCTCGTAAGGTCAAAAATGTCATTCTTTTTGTTGGTGATGGTATGACGATCGCCAATCGAACCGCCGCCAGAGTTTTATCTAAAGGCATAACCGAGGGCAAATATCAGGGTAGGTTGGCATTTGATGACATGCCTAGTACGGCCATGATAGGAACCTCCGGTTCAGACTCTCTCATTACGGATTCGGCAAATTCAATGAGTGCCTACACAACTGGACATAAAACAGCTGTTAATGCAATGGGATTGTATGTATCCCGAGCCACTGATAATTTATCGCATCCTAAGGTTGAGACCATCGCTGAACTGATTAAGCGCAATACAAGAATGTCCGTAGGGATCGTGTCAGATGCCGAACTTGAAGATGCAACTCCAGCAGCCGTAGTTGCTCATACACGTCGTAGGGCAGATAAGCAGTATATTGCTGATCAATTACTAGCTAGTGGTGCTGATGTTATTTTAGGTGGAGGATCAGCCTATTTTTATCCTCAGTCAACTAAAGGCTCGAAGCGTAAAGACGAGCAAAATCTTATTGATGGTTTTAAAGCAAAAGGCTATCAGTTGGCTTTTACAAAACAGCAACTATTAGCCGAATCCTCCAGTAAAAATACAAAGAAATTATTTGGTGTTTTTCATCCGGATAATATGGATGGGTCTCTAGACCGCCTTTACCTTAAAAAGAACACTGTCGAGCAATATCCGAACCAACCCGATTTGACTGAGATGACCCAATCAGCAATCGATGTGCTCTCCAGAAATCCAAATGGTTTCTTTTTAATGGTTGAGGCCGCATTAATCGATAAATTCAATCATCCCCTAGATTGGGAGCGAGCAGCTTTTGACACGATAATGCTTAGTAATGCCGTCCAAATTGCCAAAGATTTTGCCAAAACCCATCCCGATACTCTCATCATCGTTACTCCAGATCACACCCATAGTGGTTCAATTAGCGGCGTCGTGCATGATGACAAACCTGGGGCATTGCGCGAGAAGGTAGGTGTCTACGCGGATGCAGGGTATCCAAATTACCCAAAAGCAGACCTCAAAGGCTACCCTAATAAGATCGATGTTTCTAAGCGTTTGGCTTATTTCTATGGAAGCTATCCAGACCATTACGAAACAATGCATCCAAAATTAGATGGCACATTTGTACCAGCCATTAAAGATGAGGCAGGGAAATACGTGGCTAATCCTAAATATATTCAATTGCAAGAAGATGCCATTCATGTGGGCGGAAATCTACCCACAAATCAAGAATCCGGAGTTCATGCAGCCGACGATGCTGTATTAAATGCACAGGGCCCTGGATCAGAAAAGTTCAAAGGCTTCATGGATAACACTGAGGTATTTAGAGTAATGGTAGAGTCCTTAGGACTGAGCTCTAAATAA
- a CDS encoding MgtC/SapB family protein, giving the protein MEFIHNINYASLTDTAISLCAAFFFGGLIGLERQYRQRTAGLRTNILVALGAAIFVDAGNRLTGHDGAVHIMAYVVSGIGFLGAGVIMREEGNVRGINTAATLWASGAVGACAGADLILEAGLATAFILAANTLLRPVVSFINRQPLDTKSVEVTNSVYIITPKHAQKHALKEFIRTLEEAGYQTQDIEVHQFGIDEVEIQAVLTASAVDGDEMDKLIAKIADQEFVTQAFWSPSTTD; this is encoded by the coding sequence ATGGAATTTATTCACAACATCAACTATGCATCTTTAACAGATACTGCTATCAGTCTGTGTGCCGCTTTTTTCTTTGGCGGCTTAATTGGGCTAGAGCGTCAATATCGACAACGAACAGCCGGTCTCAGAACGAATATCTTAGTTGCTTTAGGGGCTGCAATTTTTGTAGATGCTGGTAATCGCCTAACTGGTCATGATGGCGCTGTTCACATCATGGCTTATGTTGTTTCGGGTATAGGCTTCTTGGGTGCTGGTGTCATCATGCGCGAAGAAGGTAATGTTCGCGGAATCAATACGGCTGCCACTTTATGGGCCTCGGGTGCAGTAGGAGCCTGCGCAGGAGCTGATCTCATTTTAGAGGCTGGTTTAGCAACAGCTTTTATATTGGCGGCAAATACCTTATTGAGACCGGTAGTGAGTTTTATTAATCGCCAGCCCTTAGATACTAAATCTGTAGAGGTTACAAACTCGGTTTATATCATTACACCTAAACATGCTCAGAAGCATGCGTTAAAGGAATTCATCAGAACCTTGGAAGAAGCTGGTTATCAAACTCAGGATATTGAAGTGCACCAATTTGGTATTGATGAGGTTGAGATTCAGGCTGTGCTCACTGCTTCTGCAGTTGATGGGGATGAGATGGATAAGCTTATCGCCAAGATTGCGGATCAAGAGTTTGTAACCCAAGCGTTTTGGAGTCCAAGTACAACTGACTAG